The Thermodesulfovibrionia bacterium genome contains a region encoding:
- the eno gene encoding phosphopyruvate hydratase — protein MSEIAEIFAREILDSRGNPTVEVDVVLESSAYGRASVPSGASTGQKEAIELRDNEKRYSGLGVRKAVKNVNEKIAPHILGADADEQAYLDDLMIKLDGTKSKKKLGANAILGVSLAIAKAAAMDAGLPLYKYIGGVNAKELPVPMMNILNGGAHADNNLDIQEFMIMPVGAPNFREALRMGAEIFHSLKSLLKSKGLSVSVGDEGGFAPNLKSNEEACSLIIKAISNAGYAAGKDVFLALDCASSEFCKNGKYNFEGKSLTSDEMISTYEKLVKKYPIISIEDGLSEDDWSGWKKMTERLGDKVQIVGDDLFVTNKEILSDGIKKGVANSILIKLNQIGTLTETLETIETAKRAGYTAVVSHRSGETEDTTLADLCVACNTGQIKTGSLSRTDRIAKYNRLLRIEEELGSSAVYSGKKVFYNLS, from the coding sequence GTGAGCGAGATAGCTGAAATATTTGCAAGGGAGATACTTGACAGCAGGGGAAATCCTACTGTCGAGGTTGATGTGGTTCTTGAGAGCAGCGCATATGGAAGGGCTTCAGTTCCCTCCGGCGCTTCAACAGGGCAGAAAGAGGCGATTGAACTGCGTGATAATGAAAAACGCTATTCAGGATTGGGTGTCAGAAAGGCTGTTAAGAATGTCAATGAAAAGATAGCGCCGCATATCCTTGGAGCTGACGCAGACGAGCAGGCGTATCTGGATGATCTTATGATCAAACTGGACGGCACAAAGAGCAAGAAGAAGCTCGGCGCCAATGCCATACTCGGGGTCTCTCTTGCAATTGCAAAGGCTGCTGCCATGGATGCGGGCCTGCCGCTTTACAAGTATATCGGCGGAGTGAATGCAAAGGAACTTCCTGTGCCCATGATGAACATACTTAACGGCGGAGCACATGCTGATAACAACCTTGATATTCAGGAGTTCATGATAATGCCGGTCGGCGCGCCGAACTTCAGGGAAGCGTTGAGAATGGGTGCTGAGATATTTCACAGCCTCAAGAGCCTGCTGAAGTCAAAGGGCCTGAGCGTATCTGTCGGTGATGAAGGAGGTTTTGCTCCAAACCTGAAGAGCAATGAAGAAGCATGCAGCCTGATAATAAAGGCTATCTCTAACGCGGGGTATGCGGCAGGCAAGGATGTCTTTCTTGCCCTTGATTGCGCCTCTTCTGAATTCTGCAAAAACGGTAAATACAATTTTGAAGGCAAGTCTCTCACTTCAGATGAAATGATCAGCACATATGAAAAACTTGTAAAAAAATATCCTATCATATCCATAGAGGACGGCCTCTCAGAGGATGACTGGTCCGGCTGGAAGAAGATGACGGAAAGGCTCGGCGATAAGGTTCAGATCGTAGGCGATGACCTCTTTGTAACCAACAAGGAGATATTATCTGACGGTATTAAGAAAGGCGTAGCTAATTCCATACTGATCAAGCTTAATCAGATCGGGACGCTTACTGAGACGCTTGAGACCATTGAGACGGCAAAGAGGGCGGGATATACAGCGGTTGTTTCACACAGGTCCGGCGAGACAGAGGATACAACGCTTGCTGACCTTTGTGTTGCGTGCAATACCGGCCAGATCAAGACAGGCTCTTTATCAAGGACAGACAGGATAGCCAAAT
- the kdsB gene encoding 3-deoxy-manno-octulosonate cytidylyltransferase → MQKVVAIVPARFNATRFPGKPLALLNGKPIIQHVYEQTVRAGLVSKTYVATDDKRIYDTVTGFGGEALMTSGTHATGTDRVAEAAAGLECDIVVNVQGDEPFIRPVMIDSLVEMMLKDSRASIGTLAKKITDIQEVLSPHVVKVVMDDDGFALYFSRSPIPYHRDEWAGLDSIRMSGSISIYKHIGIYAFKKTDLFKFTGLGESSIEMIERLEQLRALNSGMKIKVKETIYDTLGIDTADDLKRAEEWLRQNISL, encoded by the coding sequence ATGCAAAAAGTGGTTGCGATAGTCCCGGCGCGTTTCAACGCAACCCGCTTCCCCGGAAAACCCCTTGCCCTGCTTAATGGAAAACCAATAATTCAGCATGTATATGAACAGACTGTAAGGGCAGGGCTTGTAAGCAAGACATATGTTGCGACTGACGACAAAAGGATTTATGATACTGTAACAGGGTTTGGCGGCGAAGCCTTGATGACCTCCGGGACCCATGCCACAGGCACAGACAGGGTTGCAGAGGCGGCCGCAGGTTTAGAGTGTGATATTGTTGTGAATGTTCAGGGTGACGAGCCTTTCATAAGGCCGGTGATGATAGACAGCCTTGTGGAGATGATGCTCAAGGATAGCAGGGCTTCTATCGGCACTCTCGCAAAAAAGATCACAGATATCCAGGAGGTGCTTTCGCCTCATGTTGTGAAGGTTGTTATGGACGATGACGGCTTTGCCCTTTATTTCTCAAGGTCGCCAATCCCGTATCACAGGGATGAGTGGGCCGGGCTTGATAGTATCAGGATGTCGGGCAGTATTTCGATATATAAACACATAGGGATTTATGCATTCAAAAAAACGGATCTTTTTAAATTTACCGGGCTGGGTGAATCCTCTATAGAGATGATCGAACGGCTTGAGCAGCTCAGGGCGCTTAACTCAGGAATGAAGATAAAGGTTAAGGAGACGATATATGACACACTTGGTATTGATACGGCTGACGATCTTAAGAGGGCGGAAGAATGGCTAAGACAAAATATATCTTTATAA
- the greA gene encoding transcription elongation factor GreA translates to MQKIPMTPTGHKKLKEELEKLITVERPAITMQIKIARAHGDLSENAEYHAAKEKQSFIEGRIMELQGKITHANVIDPSKISQDTIAFGAKVRLSDTETGSEKIFCLVGSDEIDIKAGRISINSPVARSLIGKAIGDIATVTTPTRTIEYEVIEITFE, encoded by the coding sequence ATGCAAAAAATACCAATGACACCAACAGGGCACAAGAAGCTTAAAGAGGAGCTTGAGAAGCTTATCACAGTTGAGCGGCCGGCAATCACGATGCAGATCAAGATTGCGAGGGCTCATGGCGATCTCTCTGAGAACGCGGAGTATCACGCAGCCAAGGAGAAGCAGAGCTTTATCGAAGGGCGGATAATGGAGCTTCAGGGAAAGATAACTCATGCGAATGTTATCGACCCTTCAAAGATATCGCAGGACACCATCGCATTCGGCGCGAAGGTCAGACTCTCTGATACCGAAACAGGCAGTGAGAAGATATTCTGCCTTGTCGGATCTGATGAGATCGATATAAAGGCCGGGAGGATATCCATAAACTCTCCTGTTGCCAGATCCCTTATAGGGAAAGCTATAGGCGATATAGCTACAGTAACAACTCCTACAAGAACGATTGAATACGAAGTTATTGAGATTACCTTTGAGTGA
- a CDS encoding dihydroorotate dehydrogenase electron transfer subunit yields the protein MSEIFKASIKENKPLTENHYLLTLHPLKDISIPQPGQFFMLSVDDSLDPLLKRPFSLHRFINGDIQILYRVVGKATKILKGKKPGDVMEVLGPLGNGFPQDIKKDARMIFAAGGMGVAPILALADIFSGRKPHLFYGARTEKELLCIDEFRALGIDPVISTDDGSSGKMGNIVNDIGDFLNTNPSDDYIIYSCGPKPMFAALAGLAGKYKIFAFMSLEENMACGIGTCLGCVVQTRNGYKRVCKEGPVFSSEEIIW from the coding sequence TTGAGTGAGATATTTAAGGCATCGATAAAAGAGAATAAGCCTTTAACAGAAAATCATTATCTTCTGACACTCCATCCCCTGAAAGATATCAGCATTCCCCAACCCGGACAATTCTTTATGCTCTCTGTTGATGATAGCCTTGATCCTCTTCTTAAACGCCCTTTCAGCCTGCACAGATTTATCAATGGAGATATTCAGATACTCTACAGGGTTGTCGGAAAGGCGACTAAGATATTAAAAGGGAAGAAGCCCGGAGATGTGATGGAAGTGCTCGGCCCGCTAGGTAACGGCTTTCCTCAAGATATTAAGAAAGATGCAAGGATGATCTTTGCGGCAGGAGGCATGGGTGTTGCTCCTATACTTGCTTTGGCTGATATATTCTCAGGCCGTAAGCCGCATCTTTTTTATGGTGCGAGAACTGAGAAAGAACTTCTCTGCATAGATGAGTTCAGGGCTCTTGGTATAGATCCTGTGATCTCCACAGATGACGGTTCATCCGGAAAGATGGGCAATATCGTAAATGACATAGGTGATTTTCTAAACACCAATCCGTCTGATGATTACATAATTTATTCATGCGGGCCAAAGCCTATGTTCGCTGCTTTAGCTGGGCTTGCGGGTAAATATAAAATATTTGCTTTTATGTCTCTTGAAGAGAATATGGCATGCGGTATCGGTACATGCCTCGGCTGTGTTGTTCAAACCCGTAATGGTTATAAGCGTGTCTGCAAAGAGGGGCCGGTCTTTTCTTCAGAGGAGATTATCTGGTAA
- a CDS encoding CTP synthase → MAKTKYIFITGGVVSSLGKGIAASAVGALLEARGLRVTIQKLDPYINVDPGTLSPFQHGEVFVTDDGAETDLDLGHYERFTSTRMKQTNNCTTGRIYNNVIQKERRGDYLGETVQVVPHITDEIKNYIKAVSGDYDVVIVEIGGTIGDIESLPFLEAIRQFRYDAGKENVIYIHLTLVPFIPTSGELKSKPTQHSVKELRAIGIQPDILLCRTDRLLSEHFKKKIALHCNVDIDSVITAMDVESIYEVPLALKEEGLDRLINNKLSLNAKEPDISKWQDVIEKLKNPEDTVTIAIVGKYVGLKDSYKSLNEALIHGGIANNVKVDILYIDAEDIEKNGVDRILVDIDAILVPGGFGDRGIEGKIEAVRYAREKKIPFFGICLGLHCAVIEFARNVCGMQGANSTEFNKETPYPVIYLMSEWYDFRTKTIQKRDMSSDKGGTMRLGAYPCVLEDDTIAINAYGQKEISERHRHRYEFNNKYKETFLKKGLMVSGTSPDKELVETVEIKDHPWFFACQFHPEFKSRPLAPHPVFSSFIEAAYKGRKLLFTDKQIKKSEVSE, encoded by the coding sequence ATGGCTAAGACAAAATATATCTTTATAACAGGCGGGGTGGTTTCATCGCTCGGCAAGGGTATCGCTGCTTCAGCAGTCGGCGCGCTTCTTGAGGCAAGGGGGCTCAGGGTGACTATCCAGAAACTTGACCCTTATATCAATGTTGACCCCGGCACTTTAAGTCCGTTCCAACACGGCGAGGTCTTTGTAACCGATGACGGAGCAGAGACCGATCTTGACCTTGGGCATTATGAAAGATTTACATCAACAAGGATGAAGCAGACGAACAACTGCACCACCGGAAGGATCTACAATAATGTGATCCAGAAGGAGAGAAGGGGGGATTATCTGGGTGAGACTGTCCAGGTCGTGCCTCATATAACAGATGAGATCAAGAATTATATAAAGGCTGTATCCGGTGATTATGATGTGGTCATTGTTGAGATCGGCGGGACTATCGGCGACATTGAGAGCCTGCCTTTTCTTGAGGCCATAAGGCAGTTCAGGTATGATGCCGGAAAAGAGAATGTAATTTATATTCATCTTACCCTTGTGCCTTTCATTCCAACTTCAGGTGAACTGAAGTCAAAACCCACCCAGCACAGCGTTAAGGAACTTAGGGCCATCGGTATTCAGCCTGATATTCTTCTCTGCCGTACCGACAGGCTGCTTTCAGAGCATTTCAAGAAGAAGATAGCACTTCATTGCAATGTTGATATTGACTCTGTCATCACAGCCATGGATGTTGAATCTATATACGAAGTGCCTCTCGCGCTTAAAGAAGAGGGGCTTGATCGTCTGATCAACAATAAACTCTCCCTGAATGCCAAAGAGCCTGATATCTCCAAATGGCAGGATGTAATTGAGAAACTGAAGAACCCTGAGGACACGGTTACGATCGCGATAGTCGGCAAATATGTCGGGCTTAAAGATTCATACAAGAGCCTTAACGAGGCTCTCATCCATGGCGGCATCGCTAATAATGTCAAGGTGGATATACTTTATATTGATGCTGAAGATATAGAGAAGAACGGTGTTGATAGGATACTTGTTGATATAGATGCTATTTTGGTCCCCGGAGGTTTTGGAGACAGGGGCATTGAGGGCAAAATAGAGGCTGTGAGGTACGCAAGGGAGAAGAAGATACCATTCTTCGGCATCTGTCTCGGCCTGCACTGTGCCGTGATAGAATTTGCGCGTAATGTATGCGGGATGCAGGGGGCAAACAGCACTGAATTCAATAAAGAGACGCCTTATCCTGTCATATACCTGATGTCAGAATGGTATGATTTCAGGACAAAGACGATCCAGAAGAGGGATATGTCTTCTGATAAGGGCGGTACGATGAGACTTGGCGCATACCCCTGCGTGCTTGAGGATGATACAATAGCAATAAATGCTTACGGGCAAAAAGAGATATCTGAAAGGCACAGGCACAGATATGAATTTAATAACAAATATAAAGAGACATTTTTGAAGAAAGGGCTTATGGTCAGCGGGACGAGTCCGGACAAGGAGCTGGTTGAAACTGTTGAGATAAAGGACCATCCATGGTTTTTTGCTTGCCAGTTCCATCCTGAGTTCAAGTCGCGGCCTCTTGCTCCCCATCCTGTATTCAGCTCATTTATTGAGGCTGCTTACAAGGGCAGGAAACTTCTTTTCACAGACAAACAAATTAAGAAATCGGAGGTGTCTGAGTGA
- a CDS encoding radical SAM protein, with amino-acid sequence MKLLLLSVQSNAYLTGLKYLAANAIANSHDTQILHLPGYFEESLDPEVEKFIKDFNPDLIGISLMSIEFYPTINLTRLLREKFKTPIIWGGVHSVIKPDECIKHADYVCCGEGERAIVSLLNHLKDKGRDIPPAIPNIWMNHNGDIIKQPPSLPEIELDSLPIQEYLPKDFYVLHEGKIFNYSKNPRLFRKHALYGGTCHMMITTRGCPFNCGYCANSYLSKVYGRKIRERSVENCMTELKEIKKDPYVLYINFEDDCFFSHSKEWISEFCREYKEHINLPFMVRAIPTLLDREKLAILDKAALSWIIMGVQSGSDRVNLEVYNRSIKFETVRKAAEMLTEFRVVPYYEMITDNPYESEKDSMETIAAMSSLKKPYTISLSHLTFFPGTPLTEKAIDDGIADPDAYLQRYMVDIDKTYFNKLLSMTPYIPSWVVRFLNKPDASRTTVHILSLKTLHFIVKRSVEPVIYLYLIMRSLDYNIIWTLRTIKGNWRSAVSKFISNYLGKNDLKYGRKLTSFKDKEIGKL; translated from the coding sequence ATGAAACTGCTCCTGCTTTCAGTACAATCAAATGCCTACCTTACAGGCCTGAAATATCTGGCTGCCAATGCTATTGCAAACAGCCATGATACGCAGATACTGCACCTGCCGGGATATTTTGAAGAGAGTCTCGATCCTGAGGTTGAGAAGTTCATTAAGGACTTCAACCCTGACCTGATAGGCATAAGCCTCATGTCAATTGAGTTCTACCCCACTATAAACCTGACCCGCCTTCTCCGCGAAAAGTTTAAGACACCCATAATCTGGGGCGGTGTGCATTCTGTTATCAAACCGGATGAATGCATTAAACACGCTGATTATGTATGCTGCGGTGAGGGAGAGAGGGCGATTGTATCGCTGCTGAATCATTTAAAAGACAAAGGAAGAGATATCCCGCCTGCGATCCCGAATATCTGGATGAATCATAACGGGGATATAATCAAGCAGCCCCCATCTTTGCCTGAGATAGAACTTGACAGCCTCCCGATCCAGGAATATCTTCCAAAGGATTTTTACGTTTTGCACGAAGGCAAGATATTCAACTATTCAAAAAATCCCCGCCTCTTCCGCAAACACGCTCTGTACGGCGGAACATGCCACATGATGATAACCACCAGGGGATGCCCGTTTAATTGCGGCTACTGCGCCAATTCATATCTCAGCAAGGTATACGGCAGAAAGATCAGAGAGAGGTCTGTTGAAAACTGCATGACAGAATTGAAGGAGATAAAGAAAGACCCCTATGTTCTCTATATAAACTTTGAGGACGATTGCTTCTTTTCTCACAGCAAAGAATGGATAAGTGAATTCTGCAGAGAGTACAAGGAGCATATAAACCTGCCGTTCATGGTTCGTGCCATCCCGACATTGCTTGACAGGGAAAAGCTGGCGATACTTGACAAGGCTGCCCTGAGCTGGATAATCATGGGGGTGCAATCAGGAAGCGACAGGGTGAATTTAGAGGTCTACAACAGAAGCATTAAATTTGAGACGGTCAGAAAGGCCGCAGAGATGCTTACTGAATTCAGGGTTGTCCCGTATTATGAGATGATAACCGACAACCCTTATGAGAGTGAAAAGGATTCTATGGAGACTATTGCCGCAATGTCCAGCCTCAAGAAGCCATATACTATCTCTCTATCGCATCTCACATTCTTCCCCGGCACCCCGCTGACAGAGAAGGCTATTGATGACGGCATTGCCGACCCTGATGCATATCTTCAAAGGTATATGGTCGATATAGACAAGACATATTTCAACAAGCTCCTGAGCATGACACCATACATCCCGAGCTGGGTGGTCAGGTTCCTTAACAAGCCTGATGCATCAAGAACTACGGTACACATTCTTTCACTGAAGACACTGCATTTTATCGTTAAGAGAAGCGTTGAGCCGGTAATTTATTTGTACCTGATAATGAGGTCACTCGATTACAATATCATCTGGACTTTACGCACCATAAAAGGAAACTGGAGATCAGCTGTCTCAAAATTCATATCAAACTACCTCGGAAAGAACGACCTGAAGTACGGAAGAAAGCTTACATCTTTTAAGGATAAAGAGATCGGGAAGTTATAA
- a CDS encoding dihydroorotate dehydrogenase, producing the protein MDLTVNIGKLRLKNPVMTASGTFGYGDEFAEYFDVSRLGAIVVKGLSLKPKQGNPPPRIVETPSGMLNAIGLQNIGIDEFISRKLPFLRKQDTAVIVNFFGDSIDEYVQAAEKLSSHEGIHALEMNISCPNKEAGWSVFGTDPNVTSNVVSAVRKATTLPLIVKLSPNVTDIAYMAKVAEDAGADALSLINTLVGMAIDIRTRRPKLANITGGLSGPAIKPVAVRMVWQCSKAVKIPIIGMGGIISAEDAIEFLIAGASAIAVGTGNFVTPLASMNVLEGIEKYMSDMGIDKVSDLTGSLR; encoded by the coding sequence ATGGACCTGACGGTTAATATAGGAAAATTAAGGCTCAAGAACCCGGTCATGACTGCATCCGGGACGTTTGGTTATGGAGATGAGTTTGCTGAATATTTCGATGTCAGCAGGCTCGGCGCTATTGTAGTAAAGGGGCTTTCACTCAAGCCAAAGCAGGGCAATCCTCCGCCCCGCATAGTTGAAACTCCCTCAGGCATGCTGAATGCCATCGGGCTTCAGAATATAGGGATAGATGAATTCATCAGCAGAAAGCTTCCTTTTTTAAGGAAGCAGGATACCGCTGTAATTGTTAATTTCTTCGGTGACTCGATAGATGAATATGTTCAGGCAGCAGAGAAGCTGTCGTCTCATGAAGGCATACACGCGCTTGAGATGAATATTTCATGCCCTAATAAAGAGGCAGGCTGGAGCGTATTCGGCACAGACCCCAATGTCACTTCCAATGTTGTCAGCGCTGTAAGAAAGGCGACAACACTTCCTCTAATAGTTAAGCTCTCACCAAATGTGACTGATATCGCTTATATGGCAAAGGTCGCAGAGGATGCAGGCGCTGATGCATTATCCCTGATCAATACCCTTGTCGGGATGGCGATAGATATCAGGACAAGACGGCCGAAGCTTGCCAATATAACCGGAGGGCTTTCAGGGCCTGCGATAAAACCTGTAGCTGTCAGAATGGTATGGCAATGCTCAAAGGCGGTGAAGATACCGATCATCGGCATGGGCGGGATCATCTCTGCTGAAGATGCCATTGAATTCCTTATTGCCGGTGCAAGTGCCATTGCAGTCGGCACAGGAAATTTCGTCACACCTCTTGCTTCGATGAATGTTCTTGAGGGGATAGAAAAGTATATGTCAGATATGGGCATAGATAAAGTCAGTGACCTTACAGGTTCATTGAGATAG